In one Denitratisoma sp. genomic region, the following are encoded:
- the uvrA gene encoding excinuclease ABC subunit UvrA: protein MPDKKQPVIAIRGARQNNLKNLSLDLPTGQLVVVTGVSGSGKSSLVFDTLYAEGQRRYVETFSPYARQFLDRMDKPQVDRIDGIPPAIAIDQTNPVRTSRSTVGTMTELNDHLKLLYARAARLHCRRCGQPVRRDTAESIHAAIVSRCGTAHDPRLIVAFPVEVPHNFGEEEVLRLLEAQGYTRIHARRGRTLEVVQDRFRLAGAERARVVEALEAALRVGQGRVAVYPLGEDGTPATPWKFSTDLHCADCDIHYAEPAPSSFSFNSPLGACEACRGFGRIIGVDYGLVVPDESKTLAGGAVKPWQTESYRECQDDLLRFAKKRGVATDIAWRDLPPEDRRWVLEGDPEYVSLKRSWPRHWYGVKHFFAWLETKAYKMHIRVLLSRYRAYTPCAACNGARLKPESLLWKLGAEKHSIHDLMLLPIDRCRDFFATLALPAPLDEAADLLLGEIRTRLNYLCEVGLGYLTLDRQSRTLSGGEVQRINLTTALGTSLVNTLFVLDEPSIGLHPRDMGRVIGVMRRLRDAGNSLVVVEHDPQIMHEADMLLDMGPGPGERGGEVVFFGRPQEMREARTLTAEYLSGRKRADGVTPFVPRGFPSVRKGGGAAAPGDLTAAAEIPPGPPFAKGGEVLEILGAAEHNLKNIDVALPLNRLVCVTGVSGSGKSTLVQDVLYAALRKQKGKPTEAPGEHRALRGVEHIAEVAMVDQTPIGKTTRSNPASYVGAFDPIRNLFAXSEVSKERGYTPGTFSFNSGNGRCPTCGGNGFEHVEMQFLSDVYLRCPDCDGKRFRAEVLEVALEGKSIADVLELTVAEALTFFADRPEVLARLAPLADVGLEYLRLGQPVPTLSGGEAQRLKLAGHLADSDTAGRPTLFLFDEPTTGLHFDDIAKLLKSFRRLVAAGHSLVVIEHNLDVIRASDWIVDLGPEGGEAGGELVCAGTVAEVMACAASHTGKALREYEAAFEIPPSPPFSKGGIAATTPITPFAKGGGAPAPGDLIRIHNAREHNLKGVDVDIPRNRFTVVTGVSGSGKSTLAFDILFAEGQRRYLESLNAYARQFVQPSARPDVDAIFGIPPTVAIEQRTSRGGRKSTVGTLTEIQHFLRLLYVKLGTQHCPDCAVPIEPQSEEAIAARILRDWRGKHIGLMAPLVTARKGVYTDLAKWALGKGFSHLRVDGAFLPTAKWPRLDRFREHDIALPVADLVVSADNEAQLRAALARALEFGKGTVQVIGPLDDLVRAIRQGKNEARLELHAFSTKRACPSCGRSFAEPDPRLFSYNSKHGWCETCYGTGLAIAGFDEEQSGEEIWWNEWFEGEAHACPACEGKRLNPTALAVRFRDHSIADLSALPVSGLEAFFAKLKLAGRDEAIARDILVELRARLTFLREVGLDYLALDRAAPTLSGGEAQRIRLAAQLGSNLQGVCYILDEPTIGLHPRDNRILLETLAKLEAKGNTLVVVEHDEDTIRRADHVLDLGPGAGTQGGRVVAEGTAEELMRHPDSVTGRCLAQPLLHPLAARRKVSPRDTAIEIRGAGLHNLKNLDLRLPLARLTVVTGVSGSGKSTLAREVLRDNLHRLVAEGRKHKAAPLHGCRELRGWEAVGRVLEVDQTPIGKTPRSCPATYVGFWDAVRKLFADTAESRIRGYSPSRFSFNTAGGRCEACEGQGVQKIEMSFLPDVKVPCDVCKGTRFNAETLMVRWKGMHIGEVLAMSVDESVDFFSAHPSIHHALRLLQDVGLGYLTLGQQSPTLSGGEAQRIKLVTELAKVRSDAAPRRGVQSTRSAHTLYVLDEPTVGLHMADVEKLIRVLHRLVDGGNTVAVIEHNLDVMAEADWIVDLGPEGGAAGGRIVAQGAPEQVAKAASHTGRILKDFLRERSR from the coding sequence ATGCCCGACAAGAAGCAGCCCGTCATCGCCATCCGCGGCGCGCGCCAGAACAACCTGAAGAACCTCAGCCTCGACCTCCCCACCGGCCAGCTGGTCGTGGTGACCGGCGTCTCCGGCTCGGGCAAGAGCTCGCTGGTCTTCGACACGCTCTATGCCGAGGGACAGCGCCGCTACGTCGAGACCTTCTCGCCCTACGCGCGGCAGTTCCTCGACCGCATGGACAAGCCGCAGGTGGACCGCATCGACGGCATCCCGCCGGCCATCGCCATCGACCAGACCAACCCGGTGCGCACCTCGCGCTCCACCGTCGGCACCATGACGGAACTGAACGACCACCTCAAGCTGCTCTACGCCCGCGCCGCGCGCCTCCACTGCCGCCGCTGCGGCCAGCCGGTGCGGCGCGACACGGCGGAGAGCATCCACGCCGCAATAGTCAGTCGCTGCGGCACGGCGCACGACCCGCGCCTCATCGTCGCCTTCCCGGTCGAGGTGCCGCACAACTTCGGCGAGGAGGAGGTGCTGCGCCTGCTGGAGGCGCAGGGCTACACGCGCATCCACGCCCGCCGCGGCAGGACGCTCGAAGTGGTGCAGGACCGCTTCCGCCTCGCCGGCGCCGAGCGCGCCCGCGTCGTCGAGGCGCTGGAGGCGGCGCTGCGCGTCGGCCAGGGCCGCGTCGCCGTCTACCCCCTCGGCGAAGACGGCACGCCGGCGACGCCATGGAAATTTTCCACCGACCTGCACTGCGCCGACTGCGACATCCACTACGCCGAGCCGGCGCCGAGCAGCTTCTCCTTCAACTCGCCGCTCGGCGCCTGCGAGGCCTGCCGCGGCTTCGGCCGCATCATCGGCGTCGACTACGGCCTGGTGGTGCCGGACGAATCGAAGACGCTGGCCGGCGGCGCGGTGAAGCCCTGGCAGACCGAGTCCTACCGCGAGTGCCAGGACGACCTGCTGCGCTTCGCGAAGAAGCGCGGCGTCGCCACCGACATCGCCTGGCGCGACCTGCCGCCGGAGGACCGGCGCTGGGTGCTGGAGGGCGACCCGGAATACGTCAGCCTGAAGCGCTCCTGGCCGCGCCACTGGTACGGCGTCAAGCATTTCTTCGCCTGGCTGGAGACCAAGGCCTACAAGATGCACATCCGCGTGCTGCTGTCGCGCTACCGCGCCTACACGCCCTGCGCGGCCTGCAACGGCGCGCGCCTCAAGCCCGAGTCGCTGCTGTGGAAGCTCGGCGCGGAAAAGCATTCCATCCACGACCTGATGCTGCTGCCGATCGACCGCTGCCGCGACTTCTTCGCCACGCTCGCCCTGCCCGCGCCGCTGGACGAGGCCGCCGACCTGCTGCTCGGCGAGATCCGCACGCGGTTGAACTATCTCTGCGAGGTCGGCCTCGGCTACCTCACGCTCGACCGCCAGTCGCGCACGCTCTCCGGCGGCGAGGTGCAGCGCATCAACCTCACGACGGCGCTCGGCACGTCGCTGGTGAACACCCTGTTCGTGCTCGACGAGCCGTCCATCGGCCTGCACCCGCGCGACATGGGCCGCGTCATCGGCGTCATGCGGCGACTGCGCGACGCCGGCAACTCGCTGGTGGTGGTCGAGCACGACCCGCAGATCATGCACGAGGCCGACATGCTGCTCGACATGGGGCCCGGCCCCGGCGAGCGCGGAGGCGAAGTGGTGTTCTTCGGCCGGCCGCAGGAAATGCGCGAAGCGAGGACGCTGACGGCGGAATATCTGTCAGGGCGAAAACGAGCGGACGGTGTAACCCCCTTTGTCCCACGGGGATTTCCTTCGGTCAGAAAAGGGGGTGGCGCGGCAGCGCCGGGGGATTTAACGGCGGCTGCAGAAATCCCCCCCGGCCCCCCTTTTGCAAAGGGGGGAGAAGTGCTCGAAATCCTCGGCGCCGCCGAGCACAACCTCAAAAACATCGACGTCGCCCTGCCGCTCAACCGCCTGGTCTGCGTCACCGGCGTCTCCGGCTCGGGCAAGTCGACCCTGGTGCAGGACGTGCTCTACGCCGCGCTGCGCAAGCAGAAGGGCAAGCCGACCGAAGCACCGGGTGAACACCGCGCCCTGCGCGGCGTCGAACACATCGCCGAAGTGGCGATGGTGGACCAGACGCCGATCGGCAAGACGACGCGCTCCAACCCGGCCAGCTACGTCGGCGCCTTCGACCCGATCCGCAACCTSTTCGCRMRMAGCGAGGTKTCGAAGGAGCGCGGCTACACGCCGGGCACCTTCAGCTTCAACTCCGGCAACGGCCGCTGCCCGACCTGCGGCGGCAACGGCTTCGAGCACGTCGAGATGCAGTTCCTCTCCGACGTCTACCTGCGCTGCCCGGACTGCGACGGCAAGCGCTTCCGCGCCGAGGTCCTGGAAGTCGCGCTCGAAGGCAAGTCGATCGCCGACGTGCTGGAACTCACCGTCGCCGAGGCACTGACTTTTTTCGCCGACCGGCCCGAGGTGCTGGCGCGCCTGGCGCCGCTGGCCGACGTCGGCCTCGAATACCTGCGCCTCGGCCAGCCGGTGCCGACGCTCTCCGGCGGCGAAGCGCAGCGCCTCAAGCTCGCCGGCCACCTCGCCGACAGCGACACGGCGGGCAGGCCGACGCTGTTCCTCTTCGACGAGCCGACGACGGGCCTGCACTTCGACGACATCGCCAAGCTGCTCAAATCCTTCCGTCGCCTCGTCGCCGCCGGCCATTCGCTGGTGGTGATCGAGCACAACCTCGACGTCATCCGCGCCAGCGACTGGATCGTCGACCTCGGCCCCGAGGGCGGCGAGGCCGGCGGCGAGCTGGTCTGCGCCGGCACGGTGGCGGAGGTCATGGCCTGCGCGGCGTCGCACACGGGGAAGGCGCTGCGGGAATATGAGGCGGCGTTTGAAATCCCCCCTAGCCCCCCTTTTTCAAAGGGGGGAATCGCCGCGACCACACCCATAACCCCCTTTGCAAAAGGGGGTGGCGCGCCAGCGCCGGGGGATTTAATACGCATCCACAACGCCCGCGAGCACAACCTGAAGGGCGTGGACGTCGACATCCCGCGCAACCGCTTCACCGTCGTCACCGGCGTCTCGGGCTCGGGCAAGTCGACCCTGGCCTTCGACATCCTCTTCGCCGAGGGCCAGCGGCGCTACCTCGAATCGCTCAACGCCTACGCCCGCCAGTTCGTGCAGCCCTCGGCGCGGCCCGACGTCGACGCCATCTTCGGCATCCCGCCCACCGTCGCCATCGAACAGCGCACCAGCCGCGGCGGGCGCAAGAGCACGGTGGGCACGCTCACCGAGATCCAGCACTTCCTGCGCCTGCTCTACGTCAAGCTCGGCACGCAGCACTGCCCCGACTGCGCCGTGCCGATCGAGCCGCAGAGCGAGGAAGCCATCGCCGCGCGCATCCTGCGCGACTGGCGGGGCAAACACATCGGCCTGATGGCGCCGCTGGTGACGGCGCGCAAGGGCGTCTACACCGACCTCGCCAAATGGGCCTTGGGCAAGGGCTTCAGCCACCTGCGCGTCGACGGCGCCTTCCTGCCGACGGCGAAGTGGCCGCGCCTCGACCGCTTCCGCGAGCACGACATCGCGCTGCCGGTGGCCGACCTCGTCGTCTCGGCGGACAACGAGGCGCAACTACGCGCGGCGCTCGCCCGCGCGCTGGAATTCGGCAAGGGCACGGTGCAGGTGATCGGCCCGCTCGACGACCTCGTCCGCGCCATCCGCCAGGGGAAAAACGAAGCCAGGCTCGAGCTGCACGCCTTCTCGACCAAGCGCGCCTGCCCTTCCTGCGGCAGGAGCTTCGCCGAGCCCGACCCGCGCCTGTTCTCCTACAACTCCAAGCACGGCTGGTGCGAGACCTGCTACGGCACGGGGCTGGCCATCGCCGGCTTCGACGAAGAGCAGAGCGGCGAGGAGATCTGGTGGAACGAGTGGTTCGAAGGGGAGGCGCACGCCTGCCCGGCCTGCGAGGGCAAGCGCCTCAATCCGACCGCGCTGGCGGTGCGCTTCCGCGACCATTCCATCGCCGATCTTTCCGCCCTGCCGGTCTCCGGGCTCGAAGCGTTCTTCGCCAAACTCAAGCTCGCCGGCCGCGACGAGGCCATCGCCCGCGACATCCTCGTCGAGCTGCGCGCGCGCCTCACCTTCCTGCGCGAGGTCGGCCTCGACTACCTGGCGCTGGACCGCGCGGCGCCGACGCTCTCCGGCGGCGAGGCGCAGCGCATCCGCCTGGCCGCCCAGCTCGGCTCCAACCTGCAGGGTGTCTGCTACATCCTCGACGAGCCGACGATAGGACTGCATCCGCGCGACAACCGCATCCTGCTCGAGACGCTGGCGAAGCTCGAGGCCAAGGGCAACACCCTGGTGGTGGTCGAGCACGACGAGGACACCATCCGCCGCGCCGACCACGTGCTCGACCTCGGCCCCGGCGCCGGCACGCAGGGCGGCCGCGTCGTCGCCGAGGGCACGGCGGAGGAACTGATGCGCCACCCCGATTCCGTCACCGGCCGCTGCCTGGCGCAGCCGCTGCTGCACCCGCTCGCCGCGCGGCGAAAAGTCAGTCCCCGCGACACGGCGATCGAGATCCGCGGCGCCGGCCTGCACAACCTGAAAAACCTCGATCTCCGCCTGCCGCTCGCCCGCCTGACGGTGGTGACCGGCGTCTCGGGGTCAGGCAAGTCGACGCTCGCGCGCGAGGTGCTGCGCGACAACCTGCACCGGCTGGTGGCCGAGGGGCGCAAGCACAAGGCCGCGCCCCTGCACGGCTGCCGCGAACTGCGCGGCTGGGAAGCCGTCGGCCGCGTGCTGGAAGTCGACCAGACGCCGATCGGCAAGACGCCGCGCTCCTGCCCGGCCACCTACGTCGGCTTCTGGGACGCCGTGCGCAAGCTGTTCGCCGACACGGCGGAGTCGCGCATCCGCGGCTACTCGCCCTCGCGCTTCTCCTTCAACACCGCCGGCGGCCGCTGCGAGGCCTGCGAGGGCCAGGGCGTGCAGAAGATCGAGATGAGCTTCCTGCCCGACGTCAAGGTGCCCTGCGACGTCTGCAAGGGCACGCGCTTCAATGCCGAGACGCTGATGGTGCGCTGGAAGGGGATGCACATCGGCGAGGTGCTGGCCATGAGCGTGGACGAATCGGTGGACTTCTTCTCGGCGCATCCGTCCATCCACCACGCCCTGCGCCTGCTGCAGGACGTGGGCCTGGGCTACCTCACCCTCGGCCAGCAGAGTCCGACGCTCTCCGGCGGCGAGGCGCAGCGCATCAAGCTGGTGACGGAACTGGCGAAGGTGCGAAGCGACGCCGCCCCGCGCCGCGGCGTACAGAGCACGCGGAGCGCCCACACCCTCTACGTCCTCGACGAACCAACGGTAGGATTGCACATGGCCGACGTCGAGAAGCTGATCCGCGTCCTGCACCGCCTGGTCGACGGCGGCAACACCGTGGCGGTGATCGAGCACAACCTCGACGTGATGGCGGAAGCCGACTGGATCGTCGACCTCGGCCCGGAAGGCGGCGCGGCCGGCGGGCGCATCGTCGCGCAGGGTGCGCCGGAGCAGGTGGCGAAAGCGGCCTCGCACACCGGCCGCATCCTCAAGGACTTCCTGCGCGAGCGCTCGCGCTAG
- a CDS encoding ferritin family protein: MASATPIGNLAECYANALAIEREAASRSAQFAEYLEDHGEQATAALFRKLARFEQQHVEELERRSAGMPLPALRPWEFSWLDDAPAEQVDHQFVFHLMTPHDALKIALGAEKRAQALYEQAIAASEDPEVQRLARELAGEEIEHIAWLEDGLKKVPRPLTTEDDYEALFSASSSH; the protein is encoded by the coding sequence ATGGCCAGCGCGACACCCATCGGCAATCTCGCCGAGTGCTACGCCAATGCCCTCGCCATCGAACGCGAGGCGGCGTCACGCAGCGCGCAGTTCGCGGAATATCTCGAGGACCACGGCGAACAGGCGACGGCAGCGCTGTTCCGCAAGCTGGCGCGCTTCGAGCAGCAGCACGTCGAGGAACTCGAGCGCCGCAGCGCCGGCATGCCGCTGCCCGCCCTGCGGCCCTGGGAATTCAGCTGGCTCGACGACGCCCCCGCCGAACAGGTCGACCACCAGTTCGTCTTCCATCTCATGACGCCTCACGATGCGCTGAAAATCGCCCTGGGCGCCGAAAAGCGCGCGCAGGCGCTCTACGAGCAGGCCATTGCCGCGAGCGAGGACCCGGAAGTGCAGCGGCTGGCGCGGGAACTGGCCGGCGAGGAAATCGAGCACATCGCCTGGCTGGAGGACGGCCTGAAGAAAGTGCCGCGCCCCCTGACCACCGAAGACGACTACGAAGCGCTGTTCAGTGCTTCGTCTTCCCACTGA
- a CDS encoding tetratricopeptide repeat protein, protein MIIQKTVLLSCLALSPLSALAQTHAPAEDKPGRVVLVPMSVERPAGAGWAMVRRTETELVFVRPADKNRNSRVAISSSKVPEKRARTTEELAANVREDLKKNAGDKRFEVLSEDVKPDPAADRKCVRYHQRARDLGARGSDGKAQLIDLHGLACLHPADEGIVMATTLSERGSAVGDAAAMADEAARFFAGVRPHAPLRGNDWQPLAEKGDANAQVWLARKLLQGGKPEDAIAWLVRAADQGHLDAQTLLGLAYLTGRAAKRNPQEAVKLLRMAAEKNYPKAEGLLALALISAPEVRNEEDGRRWAAKAAADGDPLGQALLGELLVFGRAGMEKNEAEGAAWARKAAEQADARAQFLLAGLLSNGVGVEKDLAQTRFWLELAAAQGHAEARKILEQSKRPAGPAAAPAPAPAESK, encoded by the coding sequence ATGATTATCCAGAAAACCGTTCTCCTTTCCTGCCTGGCCCTGTCGCCCCTGTCGGCACTGGCGCAAACACACGCTCCTGCCGAAGACAAGCCGGGGCGCGTCGTGCTGGTGCCGATGTCGGTCGAACGGCCTGCCGGCGCAGGCTGGGCGATGGTCAGGCGCACCGAGACCGAGCTGGTCTTCGTGCGTCCCGCCGACAAGAACCGCAACAGCCGGGTCGCGATCTCGAGCAGCAAGGTGCCCGAAAAGCGTGCCCGGACGACGGAGGAACTGGCCGCCAATGTGCGCGAGGACCTGAAAAAGAACGCCGGCGACAAGCGCTTCGAGGTGCTCTCGGAGGACGTCAAGCCCGACCCGGCCGCCGACCGCAAGTGCGTGCGCTATCACCAGCGCGCCCGCGACCTCGGCGCAAGGGGATCGGACGGCAAGGCGCAGCTCATCGATCTTCACGGCCTCGCCTGCCTGCACCCGGCGGACGAGGGCATCGTCATGGCCACGACCCTGTCCGAGCGGGGATCGGCCGTGGGCGACGCCGCAGCCATGGCGGACGAAGCTGCACGCTTTTTCGCCGGCGTCAGGCCGCACGCGCCCCTCAGGGGGAATGACTGGCAACCGCTCGCCGAGAAGGGCGACGCCAACGCCCAGGTCTGGCTCGCGCGCAAGCTGTTGCAGGGCGGCAAGCCGGAGGACGCCATCGCCTGGCTGGTCCGCGCGGCGGACCAGGGACACCTCGATGCCCAGACCCTGCTCGGCCTGGCCTACCTCACCGGCCGTGCCGCGAAGCGCAATCCGCAGGAAGCCGTCAAGCTGCTGCGCATGGCGGCAGAAAAGAACTACCCGAAGGCCGAGGGGCTGCTGGCCCTGGCCCTGATCAGCGCGCCGGAAGTACGCAACGAGGAGGACGGCCGGCGCTGGGCCGCCAAGGCGGCGGCCGACGGCGATCCGCTCGGCCAGGCGCTGCTCGGCGAGCTTCTGGTATTCGGCCGGGCCGGCATGGAAAAGAACGAAGCCGAGGGCGCCGCCTGGGCCCGCAAGGCTGCCGAGCAGGCCGACGCGCGTGCGCAATTCCTGCTTGCAGGCCTGCTGTCCAACGGCGTCGGCGTGGAAAAGGATCTGGCCCAGACCCGCTTCTGGCTGGAACTCGCCGCCGCACAGGGACATGCCGAGGCGCGGAAAATCCTGGAGCAGTCAAAGCGCCCGGCGGGCCCGGCAGCGGCACCGGCCCCCGCACCCGCGGAGAGCAAGTGA
- the gstA gene encoding glutathione transferase GstA: MKLYYSPGACSLSPHIALREAGLSFDLVKKDLHSQKLEDGSDFRDINPKGYVPVLILDDGETLTEGPAIVQYIADRVPEKKLAPPAGTMERVRLQEWLNYITSELHKSFSPLFNKQASDDWKAAARALLDRRIGYVAKALEGRDYLMGDAFSVADCYLFTVLNWTHWVKIDLSRWPSITEYLKRISARPAVQEALKAEGLLRA; this comes from the coding sequence ATGAAGCTGTACTACAGTCCCGGCGCCTGCTCCCTTTCCCCCCACATCGCGTTGCGCGAGGCCGGCCTGTCCTTCGACCTCGTAAAAAAGGACCTCCATTCCCAGAAGCTCGAGGACGGCAGCGACTTCCGCGACATCAATCCCAAGGGCTACGTGCCGGTGCTGATTCTCGACGACGGCGAGACGCTGACGGAGGGGCCGGCCATCGTCCAATACATCGCCGACCGGGTGCCGGAGAAGAAGCTGGCGCCGCCCGCCGGCACGATGGAGCGCGTGCGGCTGCAGGAGTGGCTCAACTACATCACCTCGGAGCTGCACAAGTCCTTCAGCCCGCTCTTCAACAAGCAGGCCTCGGACGACTGGAAGGCGGCGGCGCGTGCGCTGCTCGACCGCCGCATCGGTTACGTGGCGAAAGCGCTCGAAGGCCGCGACTACCTGATGGGCGACGCCTTCAGCGTGGCCGACTGCTATCTCTTCACCGTGCTCAACTGGACGCATTGGGTGAAGATCGACCTGTCCCGCTGGCCAAGCATCACCGAGTACCTCAAGCGCATCTCGGCGCGGCCGGCCGTGCAGGAAGCGCTGAAGGCGGAGGGCCTGCTCCGGGCATGA
- the ppdK gene encoding pyruvate, phosphate dikinase has product MKARKFIYDFEEGDGKDKMLLGGKGANLCEMTQIGLNVPPGFTVTTEACLAYLENNQLPEGLMDGIRSHMKALEKKTGKGFGSAENPLLVSVRSGSAMSMPGMMDTILNLGLNETSLAGLIKQTANPRFAWDAYRRFVQLFGKIALGIADEAFDERMHAVKKKYGALQDVDLSADNLKELAGEFLSIIQRHTGKPFPADPYAQLEIAVGAVFRSWMGKRAVDYRKQFKITKDMANGTAVNVCTMVFGNMGNDSGTGVGFTRNPGTGENLIYGEYLVNAQGEDVVAGIRTPKPIAEMEKEMPEIYRQLMELHNRLESHYKEVQDFEFTIEKGRLYCLQTRNGKMNARAMVRTSVEMFHEGLIGKERAILRVDPAMLEQLLVPQLSPSFRGKSLAQGLPASPGAASGKIVFDADTAEARGKAGERIILVREETKPEDIHGFFQAQGILTSRGGKTSHAAVVARGMGKPCVSGCEAIVIDVVARRAVIGSATLHEGDVITIDGGSGHVYAGEVPTVEAEVSEEMSVLLEWADEIARLHVMANADTPEDAARARAFGAVGIGLCRTERMFNGTDRLPIVQEMILAETQEERQAALDRLLPIQRADFKGIFKAMKGLPVTVRLLDPPMHEFLPTAAQLELEIAHLHHLRDTIKGLEELPETLKLLNPKLYQQYADGLVKLMDGLHTFKESHLEEDVIAKKEKVLKKVRALSEVNPMLGHRGVRLGITYPEIYSMQIQAILEAAAQCAREGVEVHPEIMVPQVATVEELRRIHGYVQRLHKVVELTHGINVRFKFGSMIEVVRACMRAGRLAEMAEFFSFGTNDLTQATFSFSREDAENKFLPAYNESGILQDNPFEVLDVKGVGQVMKIAVENGRKTNPDLKIGICGEHGGHPASIRFCHHIGLNYVSCSGPRVPIARLAAAQAKLLEGQYADPV; this is encoded by the coding sequence ATGAAAGCCCGCAAGTTCATTTACGATTTCGAGGAAGGCGACGGCAAGGACAAGATGCTGCTCGGCGGCAAGGGCGCCAATCTGTGCGAGATGACGCAGATCGGCCTCAACGTGCCGCCCGGCTTCACCGTCACCACCGAAGCCTGCCTCGCCTATCTGGAGAACAACCAGCTGCCCGAAGGACTCATGGACGGCATCAGGTCGCACATGAAGGCGCTGGAGAAGAAGACCGGCAAGGGCTTCGGCAGCGCGGAGAATCCGCTGCTGGTGTCGGTGCGCTCCGGCTCGGCGATGTCGATGCCGGGCATGATGGACACCATCCTCAACCTCGGCCTCAACGAGACTTCGCTCGCCGGCCTCATCAAGCAGACCGCCAACCCGCGCTTCGCCTGGGACGCCTACCGGCGCTTCGTCCAGCTCTTCGGCAAGATCGCGCTGGGCATCGCCGACGAGGCCTTCGACGAGAGGATGCACGCCGTCAAGAAGAAGTACGGCGCGCTGCAGGACGTCGATCTGTCCGCAGACAACCTCAAGGAGCTGGCCGGCGAGTTCCTTTCAATAATCCAGCGCCACACCGGCAAGCCCTTCCCGGCCGATCCCTACGCGCAGCTGGAGATCGCCGTCGGCGCGGTGTTCCGCTCCTGGATGGGCAAGCGCGCCGTCGACTACCGCAAGCAGTTCAAGATCACCAAGGACATGGCCAACGGCACGGCGGTGAACGTGTGCACCATGGTGTTCGGCAACATGGGCAACGATTCCGGCACCGGCGTCGGCTTCACGCGCAACCCGGGCACCGGCGAGAACCTGATCTACGGCGAGTACCTGGTGAACGCCCAGGGCGAGGACGTGGTGGCCGGCATCCGCACGCCGAAGCCCATCGCCGAGATGGAAAAGGAGATGCCGGAGATCTACCGCCAGCTGATGGAGCTGCACAACCGGCTGGAGTCGCACTACAAGGAAGTGCAGGACTTCGAGTTCACCATCGAGAAGGGGCGGCTCTACTGCCTGCAGACGCGCAACGGCAAGATGAACGCGCGCGCCATGGTGCGCACCTCGGTGGAGATGTTCCACGAAGGCCTCATCGGCAAGGAGCGCGCGATCCTGCGCGTCGATCCGGCCATGCTGGAGCAGCTGCTGGTGCCGCAGCTCTCGCCCTCCTTCCGCGGCAAGTCGCTGGCGCAGGGCCTGCCGGCCTCGCCCGGCGCCGCCTCCGGCAAGATCGTCTTCGACGCCGACACGGCGGAAGCGCGCGGCAAGGCCGGCGAGCGCATCATCCTCGTGCGCGAGGAGACCAAGCCCGAGGACATCCACGGCTTCTTCCAGGCGCAGGGCATCCTCACCAGCCGCGGCGGCAAGACCTCGCACGCCGCCGTGGTGGCGCGCGGCATGGGCAAGCCCTGCGTCTCCGGCTGCGAGGCCATCGTCATCGACGTCGTCGCCCGTCGGGCGGTGATCGGCAGCGCCACGCTGCACGAGGGCGACGTCATCACCATCGACGGCGGCTCGGGCCATGTCTACGCCGGCGAGGTGCCGACCGTCGAGGCCGAGGTGTCGGAGGAGATGTCCGTCCTGCTCGAGTGGGCCGACGAGATCGCAAGACTGCATGTGATGGCCAACGCCGACACGCCGGAGGACGCCGCGCGCGCGCGCGCCTTCGGCGCCGTGGGCATCGGCCTGTGCCGCACCGAGCGGATGTTCAACGGCACCGACCGCCTGCCCATCGTGCAGGAGATGATCCTGGCGGAAACGCAGGAGGAGCGCCAGGCCGCGCTCGACCGCCTGCTGCCGATCCAGCGCGCCGACTTCAAGGGCATCTTCAAGGCCATGAAGGGGCTGCCGGTGACGGTGCGCCTGCTCGACCCGCCGATGCACGAGTTCCTGCCGACGGCGGCGCAGCTCGAGCTGGAGATCGCCCACCTGCACCACCTGCGCGACACCATCAAGGGCCTGGAGGAACTGCCGGAGACGCTGAAGCTGCTCAATCCGAAGCTCTACCAGCAGTACGCCGACGGCCTCGTCAAGCTGATGGACGGCCTGCACACCTTCAAGGAGTCCCACCTCGAGGAGGACGTCATCGCCAAGAAGGAGAAGGTCCTCAAGAAGGTGCGCGCGCTCTCCGAGGTGAACCCGATGCTCGGCCATCGCGGCGTGCGCCTCGGCATCACCTATCCCGAGATCTACTCGATGCAGATCCAGGCCATCCTCGAGGCGGCCGCGCAGTGCGCCAGGGAGGGCGTCGAGGTGCATCCGGAAATCATGGTGCCGCAGGTCGCCACGGTGGAGGAACTGCGCCGCATCCACGGCTACGTGCAGCGCCTGCACAAGGTGGTGGAGCTCACCCACGGCATCAACGTGCGCTTCAAGTTCGGCTCCATGATCGAAGTCGTGCGCGCCTGCATGCGCGCCGGCCGCCTGGCCGAGATGGCGGAGTTCTTCTCCTTCGGCACCAACGACCTGACCCAGGCCACCTTCTCCTTCTCGCGCGAGGACGCCGAGAACAAGTTCCTGCCGGCCTACAACGAGTCGGGCATCCTGCAGGACAATCCCTTCGAGGTGCTCGACGTCAAGGGCGTGGGTCAGGTGATGAAGATCGCCGTGGAGAACGGGCGCAAGACCAATCCGGATCTCAAGATCGGCATCTGCGGCGAGCACGGCGGCCATCCGGCCTCGATCCGCTTCTGCCACCACATCGGGCTGAACTACGTGTCGTGCTCCGGCCCGCGCGTGCCGATCGCACGGCTGGCGGCGGCGCAGGCGAAGCTGCTGGAGGGGCAGTACGCGGATCCGGTGTAA